GGCTCTCCGAGAAGCTTTCTCCCACACCACTGCTCACACCTCCGCCGATGGAGGCAGTGGCTTGCGGCGCCTTGAGCCTCACTCCTGGAGTTCGCATGCAAGACCTTCTGCAACGTGGAATCTCACTGCGCTGCTGGAACCAGCGCAGCAACTCCCATCACTGGCATCCCCTCTTTTTGCCGGGTCAGCCCTGGCCCTCTAGCAAGCCACTGGAACTGATTTTGAGCGCCAGTGGGCCAAACCAGCAGTCGCTCGAGCTGGTGCTTGGAGAGTCCAGGGGGGAGACGAGACATGAAGTGGTGATGGTCAATGGCCTGCCCCGTGTCATTGAAAAAAACGATGGATGGGATGACGTGACAAGGCGGCCAGATACCGCCTGTGAGCTCCCCTTAGACCCTCCTGGACAACCTGGGGAAGACTGCTTGAAACTGCGTTTCCATCTCAATGATCAGGCGGAACTGATCCTGGAGGGAGAGGATCTGCGGACTGGCGAAAGCCTTGAACCCAGACCACTGGGGGCCGTGCGGTGATCGCGCCGTCCACAAGGACGTGTGTGTTAGCGGCAACATCCATAGAAAGAGAAGCGTCTTGCCCTAACCATCCGTGGCGCTGCGTCGCCATCTCCCGAGTTTTTGGTTGATCGCCACACTGGGTGGTGTCATATCCCTCTGTGGTTACGCGTACTGGTGGGAACAGCAGTTGCCGAGTCGCCTACGTGAAGCCTCTTCACAGGGAGATCTTGAGGCATGTCTGCGATATAGCGAACAGCTGGCAGCACTGCGGTGGCTCGACCGAGAAGCACCCAGTGAACAGGCCGTCTGCCGGCGTCGCCAGGCTGAGCTGAGCTGGCAGGCGGGCGACAGCAGCCAAGCAATCAACCTGCAGGCACAGCTCGTGAATTCGAATGTGGGCAGTGCAGAGCAGAAACGCAGTGACCGCTCGAGATTGCTCAGTTGGCGCCAGACACTGCGCGAGCGGGCACTAGATCAGTTCCGAGCGGGAGATCTCGAACAGGCGCTCACCACCCTCAGGCCCCTTGAACAAAAAGGCCAAAGACCAGGAACACAACTCAGCGACAGCCTGCGCGAGACCTGGAACCGAAACAAGGTCGATCACGAACGACTGAAAGACAAAGTGCATCGACAGCAATGGTGGGAAGCACTGAGCGTTCTCAATCAACTGGACCACCCATGGTGGCAAACCCATGCCCTACCTCTGCGCAGACAGGTGGAGGAAGCCATTCAGAATCTGCGTGATCGGCAAGAGCACCACAGTCATGGCGCCTTACCCGCTCACACCGTCGATCCTGAACGTCTCAATACAGCGGTGGAAGAGCGACTATCCAGCGGCATGGATCCATGGAGTGCCTTTGTCGCCGGATGTGCTGATCTGGGTGGCGTTCTGGTCGAGGAAGGACCCGAGAGTCTCTGCAAAGCAAAGAATCGGTGAAACCGACGACGGGGAGGAGATTCAGTTCCCCTCCTGATCACTCCTCAGAAAGACGCCTTCTTCACCATCCACATCCAGCAGCCTGAGCTCGATGGTTTCGGTCCGCCGCGTGGGCACAGATCGACCACAGAAATCAGGCTGAATCGGCAGTTCTCGATGACCGCGATCCACCATCACCAACAGCATCACCCTGCGAGGCCGACCCCAGGCCTGAATCGCTTCCAGAGCAGCACGCACGGTGCGGCCTGTGAAAATCACATCATCAACCAACAGCACATCACGTCCTTCGACACTCACCGGCAGCTCGGTCGCCTGCACAGGCCTCATCGCCACACGCTCGAGATCATCGCGATGGAAGGTCGGATCTAGCGTGCCCTGAGCGATCGTCTGGCCGCTCTGCTCTTGGAGAAAGCGCGCCAACACTGCTGACAAATGAACTCCACGAGTGGGTATTCCCAGCAGGAGTAACTCCTTCACCTCTCCAACACATTCAAGAACCTGAGAAGCCAGACGCGACAGTGTTCTGCCGACGTCCTCGGCGGAAAGGATCTCGATCCGATCACTGTTCCCAGACGTCACCATGACCGATGCAGTGGGGTAGGTGAGTGTATGTCGGATATCACCTGCAGATCCGCAAAAGCTGACCATCGTCAGCGCAGGAGTTCACTACGGGAGGGATCCGGGGGTAACTTGTGAATCTAGAGAAGGCCTTAAGAAGGGATAGAGCTGAGTGAACGTTGCCGATCGCCATTCAGGACGACCAAACAGGGAGCCAGCCATTGCTCCCGTTGTTCTGGCGATCCTGGATGGGTGGGGCGAGCGTTCCGACACCGAGTACAACGCCATCCGAGCCGCAGACACTCCCGTCATGGATGCGCTGCGTCACGCCTATCCGCAGACACTGATCCAGGCGAGCGGCTCCCATGTGGGATTGCCTGATGGACAAATGGGTAATTCTGAGGTCGGGCATCTCACCATTGGGGCGGGCAGGATCATCCGCCAGGAACTCGTGCGCATCGGCGACACGGTGCGCGACAACAAGTTGAGAGCCATCCCGAAACTGGGTGAGTTAGCCGAACGTCTGCGTGCAAGCAACGGCACGCTTCACCTGCTGGGCCTCTGCTCGGACGGTGGAGTGCACAGCCATGTAGATCACCTCTGCGGACTGCTGCACTGGGCCGCCGACGAAGGCCTAAAACATGTTGCGATCCACGCGATCACCGACGGACGTGACACACCCACCCAGAGTGCGCCGACCTATCTGAAGCAAGTTGAAGCTGCCATCGAGGCCAGTGGTTTAGGTGAAGTCGCCAGCCTGTGTGGCCGGTACTGGGCCATGGACCGCGACCGGCGCTGGGAGCGCACGACCCGCGCCCATGAACTGCTCACCTCCCCTGAGGTTGCGGTGAGTCAGTTGTCAGCAGCTGAAGCACTGCAAGCGAGTTACGACAGTGGCATTACCGATGAATTCGTGGAACCCACGCGTCTGCGAGCGACCCATCTGAACGATGGCGATGCGTTGCTGATGTTCAACTTCCGACCTGACAGGGCTCGCCAGATCATTCAGTGCCTAGCCAGAGCAGATTTCTCTGATTTCGAGCGAGCCCATCAGCCTCAGCTGGATGTGGTCACGTTCACGCAGTATGAGGCTGGCCTCCCCGTGGAGGTTGCATTCCCGCCCGAGTCACTCGATGACCTGCTGGGTCAGGTGGTCGCAGCTCGCGGACTGCGTCAGT
Above is a window of Synechococcus sp. BIOS-U3-1 DNA encoding:
- the gpmI gene encoding 2,3-bisphosphoglycerate-independent phosphoglycerate mutase; translated protein: MNVADRHSGRPNREPAIAPVVLAILDGWGERSDTEYNAIRAADTPVMDALRHAYPQTLIQASGSHVGLPDGQMGNSEVGHLTIGAGRIIRQELVRIGDTVRDNKLRAIPKLGELAERLRASNGTLHLLGLCSDGGVHSHVDHLCGLLHWAADEGLKHVAIHAITDGRDTPTQSAPTYLKQVEAAIEASGLGEVASLCGRYWAMDRDRRWERTTRAHELLTSPEVAVSQLSAAEALQASYDSGITDEFVEPTRLRATHLNDGDALLMFNFRPDRARQIIQCLARADFSDFERAHQPQLDVVTFTQYEAGLPVEVAFPPESLDDLLGQVVAARGLRQYRTAETEKYPHVTYFMNGGVEQPLEGEDRHLVPSPRVATYDQAPAMNAETLTVSCIEAIQKGIYSLVVINYANPDMVGHTGVMEAATEAIQTVDHCVGRLLNAVGRMGGTMIITADHGNAERMQGDDGQAWTAHTTNPVPLILIEGERRKLHGMGNAIRLRDNGGLADIAPTLLQLLDIEKPEAMTGSTLIEPIETPVPSTARLPQPV
- the pyrR gene encoding bifunctional pyr operon transcriptional regulator/uracil phosphoribosyltransferase PyrR, which encodes MVTSGNSDRIEILSAEDVGRTLSRLASQVLECVGEVKELLLLGIPTRGVHLSAVLARFLQEQSGQTIAQGTLDPTFHRDDLERVAMRPVQATELPVSVEGRDVLLVDDVIFTGRTVRAALEAIQAWGRPRRVMLLVMVDRGHRELPIQPDFCGRSVPTRRTETIELRLLDVDGEEGVFLRSDQEGN